One genomic segment of Brassica napus cultivar Da-Ae chromosome A3, Da-Ae, whole genome shotgun sequence includes these proteins:
- the LOC106440499 gene encoding cysteine-rich receptor-like protein kinase 10, whose amino-acid sequence MFHYSGFYDITTTDSLQFDYSTIQAATNDYSENNKIGRGGFGEVYKGTLLNGTEVAVKRLSKSSGQGETEFNNEVVVVAKLQHKNLVRLMGFSLEREERILVYEYVPNKSLDYFLFGQFHLLLCFNPAMKDQLCWTQRYKIIVGIARGMLYLHQDSRLTIIHRDLKASNILLDEDMNPKIADFGMARIFGIDQTQENTNRIVGTYGYMSPEYAMHGQFSMKSDVYSFGVLLLEIITGRKNSSFYERDNAHNLVTYAWRIWTNKTELDLVDQVIVDNCQKNEVVLCIHIGLLCVQEDLVERPSFSNILMMLTTNNVTLPVPQQPGFVFQTRHIRDLPGSNQSTMTKCGVVSVGDVSVTDLYPR is encoded by the exons TGCCACAAATGATTATTCAGAGAATAATAAGATTGGTCGAGGTGGATTTGGCGAGGTTTACAAG GGTACACTTTTGAATGGGACTGAAGTTGCGGTCAAAAGACTGTCAAAATCATCAGGACAAGGTGAAACAGAGTTCAACAATGAAGTCGTTGTTGTTGCAAAGCTTCAGCATAAAAATTTGGTAAGGCTTATGGGGTTTTCTCTAGAACGAGAAGAAAGGATATTGGTCTACGAATATGTGCCTAACAAAAGCCTTGATTACTTCCTCTTTGGTCAGTTTCATTTGTTACTTTGTTTCA ACCCTGCGATGAAGGATCAACTATGCTGGACACAGAGATATAAGATCATTGTAGGGATTGCTCGGGGGATGCTATATCTTCATCAAGATTCACGGCTCACAATCATACACCGTGACCTCAAAGCAAGTAACATTCTCCTGGATGAAGATATGAATCCGAAAATTGCTGATTTTGGAATGGCAAGGATCTTTGGGATAGACCAAACTCAGGAGAACACAAACAGAATTGTCGGTACCTA TGGTTACATGTCTCCCGAATATGCTATGCATGGTCAATTCTCTATGAAATCTGATGTGTATAGCTTTGGAGTATTACTTCTTGAGATTATAACTGGTAGGAAGAATAGCAGCTTCTACGAGAGAGACAATGCACATAACTTGGTCACATAT GCTTGGAGAATTTGGACCAACAAAACAGAGTTAGACCTTGTGGATCAAGTTATAGTAGACAATTGCCAGAAGAATGAAGTGGTTCTATGCATCCATATTGGTCTTTTATGTGTTCAAGAAGATCTTGTAGAGCGTCCGAGCTTTTCAAACATTTTGATGATGCTTACTACTAACAATGTGACTTTACCAGTGCCTCAACAACCAGGGTTTGTCTTTCAGACTAGACATATAAGAGATCTGCCTGGTTCGAATCAATCTACTATGACCAAGTGTGGTGTAGTGTCTGTTGGTGATGTGTCGGTCACTGATTTATATCCTCGTTGA
- the LOC106442648 gene encoding cysteine-rich receptor-like protein kinase 34 codes for TLVTVDCVDGDSLSVGAIVGIVAAIIVIVLVLLALAFVFYRRRKSHQEVDFQSGDDISTTHSLQFDFKTVEAATDNFSRSNRLGQGGFGEVYKGILPNGTEVAVKRLSKTSGQCALLEFKNEVLVVAKLQHRNLVKVLGCCLEPEEKIIVYEFVPNNSLDYLLFDPTKQGQLDWTMRYKIISGIARGILYLHQDSRLIIIHRDLKASNILLDADMNPKITGFGMARITMVGQTLENTSRIVGTYGYMAPEYAMHGQFSTKSDVYSFGVLVLEIVIGKRNSSFQETDSNDSNLVTSAWKLWRNGSPLELVDPTVRKTCDSSEVTRCIHIALLCVQENPMDRPTLSTIILMLTSNTVTLPVPHQPGFFFKSTRDQDLSAEDLESGQSTGKCVPFSINDESISELNPR; via the exons ACATTGGTGACTGTTGACTGCGTAGATGGCGATTCCCTTTCAGTGGGAGCTATCGTTGGAATTGTGGCTGCGATCATTGTCATCGTCTTGGTGCTGCTCGCTCTTGCGTTTGTTTTTTACCGGAGGAGAAAATCGCACCAAGAAGTTGATTTTCAAT CTGGTGATGATATCTCAACTACACATTCATTACAATTCGATTTTAAGACTGTTGAAGCTGCAACAGATAACTTTTCAAGGAGTAACAGGCTAGGTCAAGGTGGATTCGGTGAAGTGTACAAG GGTATACTTCCAAACGGAACTGAAGTTGCTGTGAAGAGACTGTCCAAAACATCAGGACAATGTGCACTACTAGAGTTCAAGAACGAGGTTCTTGTTGTTGCAAAGCTTCAGCATAGAAATCTTGTTAAGGTTCTTGGGTGTTGTTTGGAGCCGGAAGAAAAGATTATAGTCTACGAGTTTGTTCCTAACAATAGCCTTGATTATTTACTTTTTG ACCCTACAAAGCAAGGTCAGTTGGATTGGACAATGAGATACAAGATCATTTCAGGGATTGCTCGAGGAATTTTATATCTTCATCAAGATTCACGGCTTATAATCATACACCGTGACCTTAAAGCCAGTAACATTCTTTTAGATGCAGATATGAACCCGAAAATTACGGGTTTTGGCATGGCCAGGATTACTATGGTTGGCCAAACCCTTGAAAATACAAGTAGAATAGTTGGAACATA CGGTTATATGGCTCCCGAGTATGCAATGCATGGCCAGTTCTCCACAAAATCTGATGTATATAGCTTTGGGGTCTTAGTTTTGGAGATTGTTATTGGCAAGAGGAATAGCAGCTTCCAGGAAACAGATAGTAATGATAGCAACTTGGTCACATCT GCATGGAAGCTTTGGAGAAATGGCTCACCGTTAGAACTTGTGGATCCAACTGTTAGAAAGACTTGTGACAGCAGTGAAGTTACCAGATGCATCCATATCGCATTGTTATGTGTTCAAGAAAATCCTATGGATCGTCCAACTTTGTCGACAATCATTTTGATGCTCACTAGTAACACAGTTACCTTACCTGTGCCTCACCAACctggattttttttcaaaagcacACGTGATCAAGACTTATCAGCTGAAGATTTGGAGTCAGGTCAATCTACTGGAAAATGTGTTCCTTTCTCTATCAACGATGAAAGCATTAGTGAGTTAAATCCTCGTTGA
- the LOC106440510 gene encoding LOW QUALITY PROTEIN: cysteine-rich receptor-like protein kinase 10 (The sequence of the model RefSeq protein was modified relative to this genomic sequence to represent the inferred CDS: inserted 1 base in 1 codon): MYSRASLIFLFFFSFLTSFRAYAQDPNYVYHICPNTTTYTRNSTYFTNLRTLLSSLSSNSSSYSTGFQTATSGQGTDSVTGLFLCRGDVSPEFCRRCVSFVVNDTSNRCPNEREVVLYYDECIVRYSNRNILSTLSTNGAVVLSNGQNITSNQQDQFRDLLLSMMNQAASEAADSPRKFDARKANWTAPQSLYGLVQCTPDLTRQDCLSCLQQGINQLPTDKIGGQFLVPSCSSRYELYPFYNESAITTPQPPVSAPQPPGKGGSSSVLVVAIVVPIIVVALLFIACYCFLAKRAKKTFGTASAFDGDDITTAESLQLDYRTIQTATNDFAESNKIGQGGFGEVYKGSLSDGTEVAVKRLSKSSGQGDAEFKNEVILVAKLLHRNLVRLLGFCLEGEERVLVYEYVPNKSLDYFIFDPVKQCQLDWSRRYKIISGIARGILYLHQDSRLTIIHRDLKASNVLLDVDMNPKIADFGMARIFGMNQTEQNTSRIVGTYGYMSPEYAMHGQYSMKSDVYSFGVLVLEIISGKKNSSFYQTDGAHDLVSYAWRLWSNGTPLDLVDPSIVDNFQRNEVVQCIHIGLLCVQEDPVERPPLSTIVLMLTSNTMTLPIPRQPGLFFQSRLGKDPLDSDKFTTTKSLLRSVXDASITDVYTR, translated from the exons ATGTATTCTAGGGCCTCTCtgatctttctcttctttttctcctttcttACTAGCTTCAGAGCTTATGCTCAAGATCCCAATTACGTATACCACATCTGTCCAAACACGACAACTTACACCAGAAACAGCACTTACTTCACCAATCTCAGAACCCTATTGTCCTCTCTCTCTTCCAACAGCTCCTCTTACTCCACCGGATTCCAAACCGCCACCTCCGGACAAGGCACCGACAGCGTCACCGGACTTTTCCTCTGCCGAGGAGACGTCTCGCCTGAATTTTGTCGCAGATGCGTCAGTTTTGTCGTCAACGACACCTCAAATAGATGTCCGAACGAGAGAGAGGTCGTGCTCTATTACGATGAGTGTATAGTAAG ATACTCTAACCGAAATATTCTCTCCACGTTGAGTACCAATGGGGCAGTAGTCTTGAGTAACGGCCAAAATATTACATCTAACCAACAAGACCAGTTCAGAGACTTGCTCTTGTCGATGATGAACCAAGCCGCCAGTGAAGCTGCGGACAGTCCTAGAAAGTTTGATGCGAGAAAAGCTAACTGGACTGCACCACAGAGTTTATACGGGTTGGTTCAGTGCACTCCTGATCTTACAAGACAAGACTGTTTGAGCTGTCTGCAACAGGGCATCAATCAGTTACCCACCGATAAAATTGGAGGACAATTTCTTGTGCCTAGCTGTAGTTCTAGGTACGAGCTTTACCCATTTTACAACGAATCGGCCATTACAACACCACAACCGCCGGTTTCAGCTCCTCAACCACCTG GGAAAGGTGGGAGTTCAAGTGTACTAGTGGTAGCCATTGTTGTACCTATTATAGTGGTTGCTCTGCTTTTCATAGCTTGTTATTGCTTCCTTGCAAAGAGGGCAAAGAAGACTTTTGGCACAGCATCTGCATTTGATG GAGATGATATAACAACGGCAGAATCACTGCAGCTTGATTACAGAACAATCCAAACTGCTACTAATGATTTTGCAGAAAGTAATAAGATTGGTCAAGGTGGATTTGGAGAGGTGTACAAG GGTTCATTGTCGGATGGCACTGAAGTTGCGGTCAAGAGACTGTCAAAGTCATCAGGACAAGGTGATGCAGAGTTTAAGAACGAGGTTATTCTTGTTGCAAAGCTACTACATAGAAATCTAGTTAGACTTCTCGGATTTTGTCTAGAAGGAGAAGAGAGGGTACTAGTCTACGAGTATGTGCCCAACAAAAGCCTTGATTACTTCATCTTTG ACCCTGTAAAGCAATGTCAGCTGGATTGGTCTAGGCGATACAAGATTATTAGTGGAATTGCTCGAGGGATTCTGTATCTTCATCAAGATTCAAGGCTCACAATTATACACCGTGACCTTAAAGCAAGTAATGTTCTTCTGGATGTGGATATGAATCCTAAAATTGCTGATTTTGGAATGGCTAGGATCTTTGGAATGAACCAAACAGAGCAGAACACAAGTAGAATAGTGGGGACCTA TGGTTACATGTCACCTGAGTATGCAATGCATGGTCAGTACTCAATGAAATCAGATGTCTATAGCTTCGGAGTGTTAGTCCTTGAGATTATAAGCGGCAAGAAGAATAGCAGCTTCTACCAAACAGATGGCGCACATGACTTGGTTTCATAT GCTTGGAGGCTTTGGAGTAATGGGACACCGCTAGACCTCGTGGATCCATCTATTGTAGATAATTTCCAAAGGAACGAAGTTGTTCAATGTATCCATATAGGTCTTTTGTGTGTTCAAGAAGATCCTGTAGAGCGTCCACCCTTGTCAACCATTGTTCTGATGCTCACTAGTAATACCATGACATTACCCATCCCTAGGCAACCAGGTCTTTTCTTTCAGAGTAGACTCGGAAAAGACCCTCTTGATTCAGACAAATTTACAACGACCAAGTCTCTTCTACGGTCTG GAGATGCCTCGATCACAGATGTATATACTCGTTGA
- the LOC106440513 gene encoding cysteine-rich receptor-like protein kinase 15 produces MSSCTSFIFLVLFSLLASYRAYAQNPHYTYHSCSNTTTYTRNSTYSTNLKTLLSSFSSPDASYSTGFQNATVGRDPDRVTGLFLCRGDVSPEVCRSCVAYSVNETLTRCPNEKEVVLYYEECMLRYSHRNILSTLVYEGGFFMFNGNISSNQEDRFEDLVSNTMNQAADKAANSSRKFYTIKANWTALQSLYGLVQCTPDLTRYDCLRCLHQSIDGIPLNRIGGRLFWPSCNARYELYLFFNENDTRTPPEQHAPPPPQPSPLPPPPASTSPVSSLTRTGKHHENSKVLTVAIVVGIVVAVLIFIAGYCFLAKRTKKTSDNAPAFYGDDITTIESLQLDYVIIQAATNNYSENNKIGEGGFGEVYKGTFANGVEVAVKRLSKSSRQGDTEFKNEVAVVAKLQHRNLVRLLGFSLEQKERILVYEYVPNKSLDYFLFDPAKHGQLNWTLRYKIIEGIARGILYLHQDSRLTIIHRDLKASNILLDRDMNPKVADFGMARIFGMDQTQDNTSKIVGTYGYMSPEYALHGQFSMKSDVYSFGVLVLEIISGMKNNSFYEIDGAHDLVTYAWKLWGNGTALNLVDPIIIDNCHNSEVVRCIHIGLLCVQEDPVDRPTFSTIFVMLTSDTVTLPVPRQPGFFVQSRPERDPLDSDQSITTKSDPTSVDDASITDIYSR; encoded by the exons ATGTCTTCTTGCACCTCTTTCATCTTCCTTGTCCTTTTCTCCTTACTCGCTAGCTACAGAGCTTATGCTCAAAATCCTCATTACACATATCATTCTTGTTCAAATACAACAACTTATACAAGGAACAGCACTTATTCCACCAATCTCAAAACCCTTTTGTCCTCTTTCTCTTCCCCAGACGCCTCCTACTCCACCGGATTCCAGAACGCCACGGTGGGACGCGATCCCGATAGGGTCACAGGACTTTTCCTCTGCCGGGGAGATGTCTCGCCTGAAGTTTGTCGTAGCTGCGTTGCCTACTCCGTCAACGAAACCTTAACTCGGTGTCCGAATGAGAAAGAGGTCGTGCTTTACTACGAAGAGTGCATGCTCAGATACTCTCACCGAAATATTCTATCGACGCTTGTATACGAAGGAGGGTTTTTCATGTTCAACGGCAATATTTCATCCAATCAAGAAGACCGGTTCGAAGATTTGGTGTCCAACACAATGAACCAAGCTGCCGACAAAGCAGCTAACAGTTCTAGGAAGTTCTATACGATAAAAGCCAACTGGACAGCACTCCAGAGTTTATACGGCCTGGTTCAGTGCACTCCTGATCTGACAAGATATGACTGTTTGCGTTGCTTGCATCAATCCATCGATGGAATTCCTCTTAACAGAATTGGGGGTAGACTTTTCTGGCCTAGTTGTAATGCAAGGTACGAGCTTTACTTGTTCTTCAACGAAAACGACACTAGAACACCTCCAGAACAACATGCACCGCCGCCACCACAGCCATCACCGCTACCACCTCCTCCCGCCTCTACTTCTCCGGTTTCATCTCTTACACGAACTG GTAAACATCATGAGAATTCAAAAGTGTTAACAGTAGCCATCGTCGTGGGTATTGTAGTGGCTGTTTTGATTTTCATAGCTGGTTATTGTTTCCTTGCAAAGAGGACAAAGAAGACTTCAGATAATGCACCAGCCTTTTATG GGGATGATATTACAACCATTGAGTCACTGCAACTTGATTATGTAATTATTCAAGCTGCAACAAATAACTAttctgaaaataataaaattggtgAAGGTGGATTTGGTGAGGTTTACAAG GGAACATTCGCGAATGGGGTTGAAGTTGCGGTGAAGAGACTGTCGAAATCATCAAGACAAGGTGACACAGAGTTCAAGAACGAGGTTGCTGTTGTTGCAAAGCTCCAGCATAGAAATTTGGTTAGGCTTCTAGGATTTTCTCTTGAACAAAAAGAGAGGATACTGGTCTACGAGTATGTGCCCAACAAAAGCCTTGATTACTTCCTCTTCG ACCCTGCAAAGCATGGTCAGCTGAACTGGACACTACGATATAAGATCATTGAAGGGATTGCCCGGGGAATTCTGTATCTCCATCAAGATTCAAGGCTCACAATTATACACCGTGACCTCAAAGCAAGTAACATTCTCCTAGATCGGGATATGAATCCGAAAGTTGCTGATTTTGGAATGGCTAGGATCTTTGGAATGGACCAAACCCAGGATAACACAAGCAAGATAGTTGGCACCTA CGGTTACATGTCTCCTGAATATGCGCTTCATGGCCAGTTCTCAATGAAATCTGATGTCTATAGCTTTGGAGTGTTAGTTCTTGAGATTATTAGCGGTATGAAGAACAACAGCTTCTACGAGATAGACGGTGCACATGACTTGGTAACATAT GCTTGGAAGCTTTGGGGTAATGGAACAGCTTTAAACCTCGTGGATCCAATTATTATTGATAACTGCCATAACAGTGAAGTTGTTCGATGCATCCATATCGGCCTTTTATGTGTTCAAGAAGATCCTGTAGATCGtccaaccttttcaaccatttttGTAATGCTCACTAGTGACACTGTTACTTTACCAGTGCCTCGGCAACCAGGGTTTTTCGTCCAGAGCAGACCTGAAAGAGACCCACTTGATTCAGATCAGTCTATTACAACCAAGTCTGATCCAACATCTGTTGACGATGCGTCCATCACTGATATATATTCTCGTTGA